The nucleotide sequence GCCAAATATGTTGCGTGTTCCTATGTATGCTGTGACTATCTGCACTGATCTTTATCACGCTGGGAGAAGCTCTGGAATGTGTGAATATAGCATGTGATCAAACCAGGACCAGGTACACTAACTACTATGATCAGACACTGCTGCTGCTTGAGACGGTCTGACCATTACACTGCTAACAACCGTTTCTAAACTGGTTTAGAAAAGAGGTCATGTACCGAATCTATGAATGCCGTTTAAACCATTTGCCTTTTGAATAAATGATTTCTCTATTACGTCGTCACACAAGTATCGGGACTTTTAATGGACAGACAGACCCGATAAAAATCAATGTTAATGGTTTTTAATATTTTTTGAATTATTAATACATCATACATGTTatcatatatataataatatacacaGACTAATACCCAGGGATTCACATTGGTCTCCATTCTCAATATGCTTTGTTGTTCTCTTCTCAAACCAGAAGATGTTGGACTAAAAgtatttacattaaaaaaatagtGATAGAAATGTGAAACAAAAGACAAGTCATCAACAGAGTAAAATGACAGAGCGATGCAATCTGTTTGTAATATATACACCAGACTGACAGAGCGATGCAATCTGTTTGTAATATATACACCAGAATGACAGAGCGATGCAATCTGTTTGTAATATATACACCAGACTGACAGAGCGATGCAATCTGTTTGTAATATATACACCAGAATGACAGAGCGATGCAATCTGTTTGTAATATATACACCAGACTGACAGAGCGATGCAATCTGTTTGTAATATATACACCAGAATGACAGAGCGATGCAATCTGTTTGTAATATATACACCAGACTGACAGAGCGATGCAATCTGTTTGTAATATATACACCAGACTGACAGAGCGATGCAATCTGTTTGTAATATATACACCAGAATGACAGAGCGATGCAATCTGTTTGTAATATATACACCAGACTGACAGAGCGATGCAATCTGTTTGTAATATATACACCAGAATGACAGAGCGATGCAATCTGTTTGTAATATATACACCAGAATGACAGAGCGATGCAATCTGTTTGTAATATATACACCAGACTGACAGAGCGATGCAATCTGTTTGTAATATATACACCAGACTGACAGAGCGATGCAATCTGTTTGTAATATATACACCAGAATGACAGAGCGATGCAATCTGTTTGTAATATATACACCAGAATGACAGAGCGATGCAATCTGTTTGTAATATATACACCAGACTGACAGAGCGATGCAATCTGTTTGTAATATATACACCAGAATGACAGAGCGATGCAATCTGTTTGTAATATATACACCAGACTGACAGAGCGATGCAATCTGTTTGTAATATATACACCAGAATGACAGAGCGATGCAATCTGTTTGTAATATATacaccagactgacagacagcaaTCTGTTTGTAATATATACACCAGACTGACAATCTGTTTGTAATATATACACCAGACTGACTGCACAGACTGACAGATGCAATCTGTTTGTAATATATACACCAGACTGACAGAGCGATGCAATCTGTTTGTAATATATACACCAGAATGACAGAGCGATGCAATCTGTTTGTAATATATACACCAGACTGACAGAGCGATGCAATCTGTTTGTAATATATACACCAGAATGACAGAGCGATGCAATCTGTTTGTAATATATACACCAGACTGACAGAGCGATGCAATCTGTTTGTAATATATACACCAGACTGACAGAGCGATGCAATCTGTTTGTAATATATACACCAGAATGACAGAGCGATGCAATCTGTTTGTAATATATACACCAGACTGACAGAGCGATGCAATCTGTTTGTAATATATACACCAGACTGACAGAGCGATGCAATCTGTTTGTAATATATACACCAGAATGACAGAGCGATGCAATCTGTTTGTAATATATACACCAGATGCAATCTGTTTGTAATATATACACCAGACTGACAGAGCGATGCAATCTGTTTGTATGCAATCTGTTTGTAATATATACACCAGAATGACAGAGCGATGCAATCTGTTTGTAATATATACACCAGACTGACAGAGCGATGCAATCTGTTTGTAATATATACACCAGAATGACAGAGCGATGCAATCTGTTTGTAATATATACACCAGACTGACAGAGCGATGCAATCTGTTTGTAATATATACACCAGACTGACAGAGCGATGCAATCTGTTTGTAATATATACACCAGACTGACAGAGCGATGCAATCTGTTTGTAATATATACACCAGAATGACAGCGAAAGACTGTAGATTGTGGAGGGCCCCGTCTCAATAGTCAAAATGATGTCTCCTTTCTGCACTGATGTGACAGAGCTAGAAAGGCAAAATCAAATTCCTGGTGAGCATCCACCATGTTCAGtgcagatgaggaggagaggaagccactctagactattgagatgcatccCAGGAGTagacaggtagggagagacaTTGTTTTACAGCAGTGCTTTTCAGAAGGATGGAAAAAGAGGAATATGGAGAAAAGAGTAGAAAAAGCGAGATGTGGTTTATGTTTGAAGCGAGGTAAAGGCAAGTGCTTGGTCATGATGAGGCAGAGGACAGCTAATGGatcatgacgtgtgtgtgtgggggtctaCCGAATCATGatatgtgtgtgtactctgtgtgaACATGGTTCCAGGGTCATTGAGACAGGAACAGCCATACTGAGATGACCATCCTATGACTGTAGATGAAGAGAtgattcagagaggaggagtgagatgaAGGAATGAGGCAGAGACGGAGGAGGTCTATCCTTCACAAAGTCCTTATCTCCCGTGTGCAGCAGTTCGTAGAGGGGGGGTGAGGGTAAAAAAGTGTAATGAAGGACGGATGAGAGATTAAAAGGAGGTTAGAGAGGTGCGataaggggatggagggatgagggggaggtgTATTTCAGAAGGACCATCTCTCCTGTGTGCGGGGGTCCGTATTTAGAGAGGGGGATTCTGGGGGGTTCTGGGTGTTGCTGTCTTCTCCATTCAACCCCTTCCTACACACAGGACACGTATCAtgctgcagaaagagagaggagaaaatcaGTTACAAATGTCTTCAAAACATTCCTCTTAAATATTACCCTCACCATTTCCAGCCAGGGTACTATACAGTCTGAGTGGAAGAAGTGGTTGCAGGGTAGCTGTCTGACGGGCTCTCCCACTGCAAAGTCCTCCTTGCACACCGGACACTCCATACTGCagtctggagacacacacacacacctttttattATCTAGTATTACATTCCTGTTAGAAATTATCATACATAAATATCTTACACGCAGGAAAAATACTCCATATTACAGTATACAGAGaacgggggaggagagggagagatgggaagacTGAAGGGATGATGAAGCTGGGGCTACATTGGATGTTTTTACTGAActtaggcaagccagttaagaacaaattcttatttacaatgacggactatCAGACATTAAAATAACTGAAGCCTAGCATCTGATGCCAAATTCCTGAGTGGCTGGTTGAGATGATTTAAGAGTAATAAGTAGCACTCTTAATGACAAGAGATagtgagacaacagctatgtgggccctgagccagggggacagagagagacaacagctatgtgggccctgagccagggggacagagagagacaacagctatgtgggccctgagccagggggacagagagagacaacagctatgtgggccctgagccagggggacagagagagacaacagctatgtgggccctgagccagggggacagagagagacaacagctatgtgggccctgagccaggcgagaccgagagagacagagagggagacaacagctatgtgggccctgagccaggggggacagagagagacaacagctatgtgggccctgagccagggggacagagagagacaacagctatgtgggccctgagccagggggacagagagagacaacagctatgtgggccctgagccagggggacagagagagacaacagctatgtgggccctgagccagggggacagagagagacaacagctatgtgggccctgagccagggggacagagagagacaacagctatgtgggccctgagccaggcgagaccgagagagacagagagggagacaacagctatgtgggccctgagccaggggggacagagagagacaacagctatgtgggccctgagccaggggagaccgagagagacagagagggagacaacagctatctgggccctgagccagggggacagagagagacaacagctatgtgggccctgagccagggggacagagagagacaacagctatgtgggccctgagccagggggacagagagagacaacagctatgtgggccctgagccagggggacagagagagacaacagctatgtgggccctgagccaggcgagaccgagagagacagagagggagacaacagctatgtgggccctgagccaggggggacagagagagacaacagctatgtgggccctgagccagggggacagagagagacaacagctatgtgggccctgagccaggggggacagagagagacaacagctatgtgggccctgagccagggggacagagagagacaacagctatgtgggccctgagccagggggacagagagagacaacagctatgtgggccctgagccaggcgagaccgagagagacagagagggagacaacagctatgtgggccctgagccaggggggacagagagagacaacagctatgtgggccctgagccaggggagaccgagagagacagagagggagacaacagctatctgggccctgagccagggggacagagagagacaacagctatgtgggccctgagccagggggacagagagagacaacagctatgtgggccctgagccaggcgagaccgagagagacagagagggagacaacagctatgtgggccctgagccaggggggacagagagagacaacagctatgtgggccctgagccaggggggacagagagagacagagagggag is from Oncorhynchus gorbuscha isolate QuinsamMale2020 ecotype Even-year linkage group LG19, OgorEven_v1.0, whole genome shotgun sequence and encodes:
- the LOC124005928 gene encoding uncharacterized protein LOC124005928, which produces MFTQNCIWCIYYKQIASLCHSGVYITNRLHRSVSLVYILQTDCIALSVWCIYYKQIASLCHSGVYITNRLHRSVSLVYILQTDCIALSFWCIYYKQIASLCQSGVYITNRLHRSVILVYILQTDCIALSVWCIYYKQIASLCHSGVYITNRLHRSVILVYILQTDCIALSVWCIYYKQIASLCQSGVYITNRLHRSVILVYILQTDCIALSFWCIYYKQIASLCQSGVYITNRLHRSVILVYILQTDCIALSVWCIYYKQIASLCQSGVYITNRLHRSVILVYILQTDCIALSVWCIYYKQIASLCHSGVYITNRLHRSVSLVYILQTDCIALSFWCIYYKQIASLCQSGVYITNRLHRSVILLC